One genomic region from Anopheles bellator chromosome 2, idAnoBellAS_SP24_06.2, whole genome shotgun sequence encodes:
- the LOC131210391 gene encoding dynein assembly factor with WDR repeat domains 1 → MRLIKIYLRYYPPGIALNYQKKGVEGTKMIDLFDLTPSCDLQVLTKQIASSEPLITQEVFPQVTEILEKLQKKLKEPVKTKFYLFKTLQTHILPLTNVSFDKSGKKCITGSYDRTCRVWNVESGDEEKVLKGHENVVFSVAYNYPRCDRILTGSFDKTAKIWNTVSGNCLNTLWGHTGEIVGAEFNPSQCELLATSSMDSTARVFHSETSQEINVFADHTAEVISARFNKDGNLLLTASFDETATLWDLRSKEHAVVIRGHEAELSNAVWNFQCNLIATSSLDRTAKIWDLRKLDEPQATATHKDEVLDVAFNCTGNRLATGSADCTAKVWDVTGSFELVTIMAGHADEVSKVTFSPPGGLLLTASTDKTARIWNSATGICTQTLAGHDGEVFSCSFNYSGDAIITASKDNTCKIWR, encoded by the exons ATGagattgattaaaatataCCTCCGTTACTATCCGCCAG GAATCGCCCTCAACTATCAGAAAAAGGGTGTCGAGGGCACGAAAATGATAGACCTGTTCGATCTCACGCCAAG CTGTGATCTTCAAGTGCTAACGAAGCAAATCGCATCCAGCGAACCACTCATCACACAGGAAGTGTTCCCACAAGTGACGGaaatattggaaaagttgCAGAAGAAACTAAAGGAACCGGTCAAAActaaattttatttgttcaaaaCGCTCCAAACACACATCCTCCCGCTGACGAATGTGAGCTTCGACAAGTCTGGCAAAAA ATGCATCACGGGATCATACGATCGGACTTGCCGCGTCTGGAACGTGGAAAGTGGCGACGAAGAGAAGGTTCTCAAGGGGCACGAAAACGTGGTCTTTTCGGTGGCCTACAACTACCCAAGATG TGATCGCATCCTGACCGGATCGTTCGATAAAACTGCCAAAATCTGGAACACGGTTTCGGGGAACTGTCTGAACACGCTCTGGGGCCACACGGGCGAGATCGTGGGTGCCGAGTTTAATCCGAGCCAGTGCGAGCTGCTTGCGACATCCAGCATGGACAGCACGGCGCGCGTGTTCCACTCGGAAACGAGCCAGGAAATCAACGTGTTCGCGGACCACACGGCCGAGGTGATTTCGGCGCGCTTCAACAAGGACGGCAACCTGCTGCTGACGGCTTCTTTCGATGAAACCGCCACGTTGTGGGATTTGCGCTCCAAGGA ACACGCAGTCGTGATCCGAGGCCACGAGGCGGAACTAAGCAACGCCGTCTGGAACTTCCAGTGTAACCTGATCGCCACCAGTTCGCTAGATCGGACGGCGAAAATTTGGGACCTCCGAAAGCTCGATGAACCGCAGGCGACCGCCACACACAAGGACGAGGTGCTGGATGTGGCATTTAACTGCACCGGAAATCGCCTAGCTACCGGAAGTGCCGATTGCACCGCTAAGGTGTGGGACGTTACCGGTAGCTTCGAGCTGGTCACCATTATGGCGGGCCACGCAGACGAGGTGTCCAAGGTTACGTTcagcccgcccggtggccTGCTACTGACGGCATCGACCGACAAGACCGCGCGCATCTGGAACTCGGCCACCGGTATCTGCACTCAAACGCTGGCCGGTCACGACGGTGAGGTGTTTTCGTGTTCGTTCAACTACTCCGGCGATGCCATCATTACCGCGTCGAAGGACAACACGTGTAAAATATGGAGATGA
- the LOC131210567 gene encoding glycosyltransferase-like domain-containing protein 1-like isoform X1, with protein sequence MAHILVLEAFYGGSHKQLLDVILKDLHQNEYDLYTLPAKKWHWCARMSALHFASQIPFSHQFRTLFTSSVLNLAELIGLRPDLAGCHKIVYFHENQLCYPVRETKARDVQYGVNQLTTGVCSDLALFSSRYNMHSFLDSIQSFLNIVPNMKFAGLREKIAAKCEVLHFPIAFPQIPRRVLAAVEKPLHLIWPHRWEHDKNPEQMVEALLALQDKGVDFRVSILGERFKTVPACFDKLTDRLPGKLVNFGPLPKDEYYQTLLAGDVVLSTALHEFYGVAMLEAVHCGCVPMAPNRLVYPELYPKDKLFNTTAQLVKQLYNWCRNRALFEKHRKTFFNGFTLDHYSADVLVPKFVEHLKQFHSIDRNRSL encoded by the exons ATGGCTCACATTTTAGTTCTTGAAGCATTCTATGGTGGCTCCCATAAGCAGCTGCTAGACGTGATACTAAAAG ATCTCCACCAAAACGAGTACGATTTGTACACCCTGCCGGCAAAGAAATGGCACTGGTGTGCCCGAATGAGTGCACTGCATTTTGCATCCCAAATTCCGTTCAGCCACCAGTTTCGTACCCTTTTCACAAGTTCCGTACTTAACCTAGCGGAACTAATCGGACTGCGTCCGGATCTCGCCGGTTGCCATAAAATAGTTTACTTCCACGAAAACCAACTCTGCTACCCCGTCCGGGAAACTAAGGCACGAGATGTCCAGTACGGTGTGAACCAGCTTACGACGGGTGTTTGTTCGGACCTGGCGCTGTTCAGCTCACGGTACAACATGCACTCCTTTCTGGACAGTATACAATCGTTCCTAAACATCGTGCCGAACATGAAGTTCGCAGGGCTGCGTGAAAAGATTGCCGCCAAATGTGAAGTGCTACATTTTCCGATCGCTTTTCCTCAAATACCTCGACGAGTGTTAGCTGCAGTAGA GAAACCGCTTCATTTAATTTGGCCCCATCGTTGGGAGCACGACAAGAATCCGGAACAAATGGTCGAAGCTTTGCTGGCGCTGCAGGACAAGGGCGTTGACTTTCGGGTCTCTATTCTAGGCGAAAGGTTCAAAACTGTTCCAGCGTGTTTCGATAAACTGACGGACCGCTTACCAGGGAAGTTGGTGAACTTTGGGCCCCTTCCGAAGGATGAGTACTATCAAACACTACTCGCTGGTGATGTTGTCCTGTCGACGGCCCTACACGAGTTCTATGGGGTGGCAAT GCTGGAAGCGGTTCACTGCGGGTGTGTCCCGATGGCACCGAATCGCCTCGTGTACCCGGAGCTCTATCCAAAGGATAAACTGTTCAACACAACGGCTCAGCTCGTGAAGCAGCTATACAATTGGTGCCGCAATCGGGCGTTGTTTGAAAAGCATCGGAAAACGTTTTTCAATGGCTTTACACTGGACCACTATTCGGCGGACGTTTTGGTTCCGAAATTTGTGGAGCACctcaaacaatttcattcgATAGACCGCAATAGaagtttgtaa
- the LOC131210567 gene encoding glycosyltransferase-like domain-containing protein 1-like isoform X2, with amino-acid sequence MAHILVLEAFYGGSHKQLLDVILKDLHQNEYDLYTLPAKKWHWCARMSALHFASQIPFSHQFRTLFTSSVLNLAELIGLRPDLAGCHKIVYFHENQLCYPVRETKARDVQYGVNQLTTGVCSDLALFSSRYNMHSFLDSIQSFLNIVPNMKFAGLREKIAAKCEVLHFPIAFPQIPRRVLAAVEFVVKHLKPLHLIWPHRWEHDKNPEQMVEALLALQDKGVDFRVSILGERFKTVPACFDKLTDRLPGKLVNFGPLPKDEYYQTLLAGDVVLSTALHEFYGVAMLEAVHCGCVPMAPNRLVYPELYPKDKLFNTTAQLVKQLYNWCRNRALFEKHRKTFFNGFTLDHYSADVLVPKFVEHLKQFHSIDRNRSL; translated from the exons ATGGCTCACATTTTAGTTCTTGAAGCATTCTATGGTGGCTCCCATAAGCAGCTGCTAGACGTGATACTAAAAG ATCTCCACCAAAACGAGTACGATTTGTACACCCTGCCGGCAAAGAAATGGCACTGGTGTGCCCGAATGAGTGCACTGCATTTTGCATCCCAAATTCCGTTCAGCCACCAGTTTCGTACCCTTTTCACAAGTTCCGTACTTAACCTAGCGGAACTAATCGGACTGCGTCCGGATCTCGCCGGTTGCCATAAAATAGTTTACTTCCACGAAAACCAACTCTGCTACCCCGTCCGGGAAACTAAGGCACGAGATGTCCAGTACGGTGTGAACCAGCTTACGACGGGTGTTTGTTCGGACCTGGCGCTGTTCAGCTCACGGTACAACATGCACTCCTTTCTGGACAGTATACAATCGTTCCTAAACATCGTGCCGAACATGAAGTTCGCAGGGCTGCGTGAAAAGATTGCCGCCAAATGTGAAGTGCTACATTTTCCGATCGCTTTTCCTCAAATACCTCGACGAGTGTTAGCTGCAGTAGAGTTTGTAGTCAAACATTT GAAACCGCTTCATTTAATTTGGCCCCATCGTTGGGAGCACGACAAGAATCCGGAACAAATGGTCGAAGCTTTGCTGGCGCTGCAGGACAAGGGCGTTGACTTTCGGGTCTCTATTCTAGGCGAAAGGTTCAAAACTGTTCCAGCGTGTTTCGATAAACTGACGGACCGCTTACCAGGGAAGTTGGTGAACTTTGGGCCCCTTCCGAAGGATGAGTACTATCAAACACTACTCGCTGGTGATGTTGTCCTGTCGACGGCCCTACACGAGTTCTATGGGGTGGCAAT GCTGGAAGCGGTTCACTGCGGGTGTGTCCCGATGGCACCGAATCGCCTCGTGTACCCGGAGCTCTATCCAAAGGATAAACTGTTCAACACAACGGCTCAGCTCGTGAAGCAGCTATACAATTGGTGCCGCAATCGGGCGTTGTTTGAAAAGCATCGGAAAACGTTTTTCAATGGCTTTACACTGGACCACTATTCGGCGGACGTTTTGGTTCCGAAATTTGTGGAGCACctcaaacaatttcattcgATAGACCGCAATAGaagtttgtaa